A region of Piscinibacter gummiphilus DNA encodes the following proteins:
- the kefC gene encoding glutathione-regulated potassium-efflux system protein KefC has product MEHGNWLSGALVYLSAAVLAVPLAKKLGLGSIIGYLVAGIAIGPWGLRLITDPQDMLHFAEFGVVLMLFLVGLELEPRRLWALRKPIFGWGSVQLAGSALLLAAVAVGCGVRWQLALVASLGLALSSTAIGLGVLAERNLMSTTGGQSLLSVALLQDIAAIPILALVPALALSGAHDAEPGHGWLAAGKGLGMIVAIVLGGRLLLRPALRWIARSASPEIFTAAALLLVVATASLMQAVGLSMALGAFLAGVLLAESEYRRELETDIEPFKGLLLGLFFIAVGMSVDFAVVLAQPVLIAAIVIGFLALKALVLWAMARAMPLPAPERPVFIILLAQGGEFGFVVFQAAQQAGVINAPTSSLLVAAVAVSMLLTPLMLVAADRWWIPGLARGRRTDLPEISELQQAPVIIAGFGRYGQVVGRLLNANGIAVTVLEHDADQVETVRRVGMPAFYGDATRLDLLRTAGADKARIIVVAIDDVAQSLKTVDVVREHFPHLTIVARARNVTHYYGLRQRGVTLIERETLDSALMSGRSVLEMLGMERHQARNLALRFRRHTIDLLEEMSPHLGDQNKLIAMAKQGRQQLEQQWAKEREEAKGRHRRTGWHGDLGQQPEKDNPSVIPAEAGTFGGRTGSRPPPG; this is encoded by the coding sequence ATGGAACACGGCAACTGGCTGTCCGGCGCCCTGGTCTACCTCAGCGCCGCGGTGCTCGCGGTGCCCCTCGCGAAAAAACTCGGTCTCGGCTCCATCATCGGCTACCTGGTGGCCGGCATCGCCATCGGCCCGTGGGGCCTGCGCCTCATCACCGACCCGCAGGACATGCTGCACTTCGCCGAGTTCGGCGTCGTGCTGATGCTGTTCCTCGTGGGCCTCGAACTCGAACCCCGCCGCCTGTGGGCGCTGCGCAAGCCCATCTTCGGCTGGGGCTCGGTGCAGCTGGCGGGCTCGGCGCTGCTGCTGGCGGCGGTCGCCGTGGGCTGCGGCGTGCGGTGGCAGCTGGCCCTGGTGGCCTCGCTGGGCCTCGCGCTGTCGTCCACCGCCATCGGCCTCGGCGTGCTCGCCGAACGCAACCTGATGAGCACCACCGGTGGCCAGAGCCTGCTGAGCGTCGCGCTGCTGCAGGACATCGCGGCCATCCCCATCCTCGCGCTGGTGCCGGCGCTCGCGCTGTCGGGCGCGCACGACGCGGAGCCGGGCCACGGCTGGCTCGCCGCCGGCAAGGGGCTCGGCATGATCGTGGCCATCGTGCTCGGCGGCCGGTTGCTGCTGCGTCCCGCGCTGCGCTGGATCGCCCGCAGCGCCTCGCCCGAGATCTTCACCGCCGCCGCGCTGCTGCTGGTGGTGGCCACCGCGTCGCTGATGCAGGCGGTGGGCCTGTCGATGGCGCTGGGCGCCTTCCTCGCCGGCGTGCTGCTCGCCGAAAGCGAGTACCGCCGCGAGCTCGAGACCGACATCGAACCCTTCAAGGGCCTGCTGCTCGGCCTCTTCTTCATCGCGGTGGGCATGAGCGTCGACTTCGCCGTGGTGCTGGCGCAGCCGGTGCTGATCGCGGCCATCGTGATCGGCTTCCTCGCGCTGAAGGCGCTCGTGCTGTGGGCCATGGCCCGGGCCATGCCGCTGCCCGCGCCCGAGCGGCCGGTGTTCATCATCCTGCTCGCGCAGGGCGGCGAGTTCGGCTTCGTGGTGTTCCAGGCGGCACAGCAGGCCGGCGTGATCAACGCCCCCACGTCGTCGCTGCTCGTGGCGGCGGTGGCCGTGTCGATGCTGCTGACGCCGCTGATGCTGGTGGCGGCCGACCGCTGGTGGATCCCGGGCCTGGCCCGTGGCCGCCGCACCGACCTGCCGGAGATCTCCGAACTGCAGCAGGCCCCGGTCATCATCGCGGGCTTCGGCCGCTACGGCCAGGTGGTGGGCCGCCTGCTCAACGCCAACGGCATCGCCGTGACCGTGCTGGAGCACGATGCCGACCAGGTGGAGACGGTCCGCCGCGTCGGCATGCCCGCGTTCTACGGCGACGCGACCCGCCTCGACCTGCTGCGCACCGCGGGCGCGGACAAGGCGCGCATCATCGTGGTGGCCATCGACGACGTCGCGCAGAGCCTGAAGACCGTGGACGTGGTGCGCGAGCACTTCCCCCACCTCACCATCGTGGCACGCGCCCGCAACGTGACGCACTACTACGGCCTTCGCCAGCGGGGTGTCACGCTGATCGAACGCGAAACGCTCGACTCCGCCCTGATGAGCGGCCGCTCGGTGCTCGAGATGCTGGGCATGGAACGCCACCAGGCCCGCAACCTCGCCCTGCGCTTCCGCCGCCACACCATCGACCTGCTGGAGGAGATGAGCCCGCACCTCGGCGACCAGAACAAGCTGATCGCGATGGCGAAGCAGGGGCGCCAGCAGCTCGAGCAGCAGTGGGCGAAGGAGCGCGAGGAGGCGAAGGGCCGCCACCGGCGCACGGGATGGCACGGGGACCTGGGGCAGCAGCCGGAGAAGGACAACCCGTCCGTCATCCCGGCGGAGGCCGGGACCTTCGGCGGGCGCACAGGATCCCGGCCTCCGCCGGGATGA
- a CDS encoding 3'-5' exonuclease gives MAARKLPPSKDEVAALPPFEGVPLARIHVPHTPQQIDAAWAELGRHRYVGFDTESKPTFTAGEVSGGPDVVQFATATEAWVFQLRVGACLDVVRQVLESPDVVKVGFGLQSDHTQLKARLGVHVRPVLDLDIVFSRRGYPRTIGVRGALAVAAGKSFSKSKRVTTSNWSVAELNDRQLLYAANDAFAALKVLEALALPEDELAGWIARRP, from the coding sequence ATGGCGGCACGCAAGCTCCCGCCGTCGAAGGACGAAGTGGCCGCGCTGCCGCCGTTCGAGGGCGTGCCCCTGGCGCGCATCCACGTGCCGCACACGCCGCAGCAGATCGACGCGGCGTGGGCCGAGCTGGGCCGGCACCGCTACGTGGGGTTCGACACGGAATCGAAGCCCACCTTCACCGCCGGCGAGGTCTCGGGCGGGCCCGACGTGGTGCAGTTCGCCACGGCCACCGAGGCCTGGGTGTTCCAGTTGCGCGTGGGCGCGTGCCTCGACGTCGTGCGGCAGGTGCTCGAGTCGCCCGACGTGGTCAAGGTGGGTTTCGGCCTGCAGTCCGACCACACGCAGCTGAAGGCCCGCCTGGGCGTGCACGTGCGGCCGGTGCTCGACCTCGACATCGTCTTCAGCCGTCGCGGCTACCCGCGCACGATCGGCGTGCGGGGCGCGCTGGCGGTGGCGGCGGGCAAGTCCTTCTCGAAGTCCAAGCGGGTCACCACGTCGAACTGGTCGGTGGCCGAGCTGAACGACCGGCAGCTGCTGTATGCGGCGAACGATGCGTTCGCGGCGTTGAAGGTGCTGGAGGCTCTGGCGTTGCCCGAGGACGAACTGGCCGGCTGGATCGCCCGGCGCCCGTGA
- the kefF gene encoding glutathione-regulated potassium-efflux system oxidoreductase KefF, producing MPADILVLTAHPHLEHSRVNRALMNAASTVARAEVRDLYALYPDYLIDVAAEQRAMADARLVVWQHPLHWYHMPPLMKLWLDEVLTYGWAYGHGRQALYGKDLWLAVSTGGPETSYRPTDYNRYHFDAFLPPYEQTAALCGMRFLPPMVMHGAHRLTDDEVERQAALFAERLHSYPDWPELADLPECTACEVPETARPALVEEGA from the coding sequence ATGCCCGCCGACATCCTCGTCCTGACCGCCCATCCCCACCTCGAACATTCGAGGGTCAACCGGGCCCTGATGAACGCGGCGTCCACCGTGGCCCGGGCCGAGGTGCGCGACCTGTACGCCCTCTACCCCGACTACCTGATCGACGTCGCGGCCGAGCAACGCGCCATGGCCGACGCCCGACTGGTGGTCTGGCAGCACCCCCTGCACTGGTACCACATGCCGCCGCTGATGAAGCTGTGGCTGGACGAGGTGCTGACCTACGGCTGGGCCTACGGCCACGGCCGCCAGGCCCTCTACGGCAAGGACCTCTGGCTCGCGGTGTCCACGGGCGGCCCCGAGACCTCGTACCGCCCCACCGACTACAACCGCTACCACTTCGATGCCTTCCTGCCTCCGTACGAGCAGACCGCCGCGCTGTGCGGCATGCGTTTCCTGCCGCCCATGGTGATGCACGGCGCGCACCGCCTGACGGACGACGAGGTGGAACGCCAGGCCGCGCTGTTCGCCGAGCGCCTGCACAGCTACCCCGACTGGCCGGAGCTGGCCGACCTGCCCGAATGCACGGCGTGCGAGGTGCCCGAGACGGCCCGCCCCGCCCTGGTCGAGGAAGGCGCCTGA
- a CDS encoding DEAD/DEAH box helicase: MTFDALGLAPRLLDRALDEGFATPTPVQAAAIPLVLQGRDLRASARTGSGKTAAYVLPLLQRFATAEITTPRRVTTLILVPTRELAAQVAATLRGLAPALARPPKIECVFGGVSINPQMMALRGGADVVIATPGRLLDLVHHNAVSLSRVATLVLDEADRMLDKGFADELGLILQLLPAKRQNLLFSATFPPAVRALAESHLRDPAVVDVADEPLVVPAIRQRAIEVDEPKRTALLAHLIREEGWSRALVFVASQYAAEHVAEKLRRRDIKAAAFHGDLSQGARTQLLEDFKDGYGQVVVATDLASRGIHIADLPVVVNYDLPRSATDHVHRIGRTGRAGADGLAVSFVMADTEAHFRLIEKRQGARVPRERIAGFEPTAVATEAQATGGIKGKRKSKKDKLRELAAEAEAAVAARNKP; this comes from the coding sequence GTGACCTTCGACGCGCTGGGCCTCGCCCCGCGGCTGCTCGACCGTGCCCTCGACGAGGGCTTCGCCACGCCCACGCCGGTCCAGGCCGCCGCCATCCCCCTCGTGCTGCAGGGCCGCGACCTGCGGGCCTCCGCGCGCACCGGCTCCGGCAAGACGGCCGCCTACGTGCTGCCGCTGCTGCAGCGCTTCGCCACGGCCGAGATCACCACGCCGCGCCGCGTCACCACGCTGATCCTCGTGCCCACCCGGGAGCTCGCCGCCCAGGTGGCCGCCACGCTGCGCGGCCTCGCGCCGGCGCTCGCGCGCCCGCCGAAGATCGAGTGCGTGTTCGGCGGGGTCTCCATCAACCCGCAGATGATGGCGCTGCGCGGCGGCGCCGACGTGGTGATCGCCACGCCCGGCCGGCTGCTCGACCTCGTGCACCACAACGCCGTGTCGCTGTCGCGCGTGGCCACGCTCGTGCTCGACGAGGCCGACCGCATGCTCGACAAGGGCTTCGCCGACGAACTGGGCCTGATCCTGCAGTTGCTGCCGGCCAAGCGCCAGAACCTGCTGTTCTCCGCCACCTTCCCGCCGGCCGTGCGCGCGCTCGCCGAAAGCCACCTGCGCGACCCGGCCGTCGTCGACGTGGCCGACGAGCCCCTCGTGGTGCCGGCCATCCGGCAACGCGCGATCGAGGTCGACGAACCCAAGCGCACCGCGCTGCTCGCCCACCTGATCCGCGAGGAGGGCTGGTCCCGCGCGCTCGTGTTCGTTGCATCGCAGTACGCCGCCGAACACGTGGCCGAGAAGCTCCGCCGCCGCGACATCAAGGCCGCCGCCTTCCACGGCGACCTGAGCCAGGGCGCCCGCACCCAGCTGCTCGAGGACTTCAAGGACGGCTACGGCCAGGTGGTGGTGGCCACCGACCTCGCGTCGCGCGGCATCCACATCGCCGACCTGCCGGTGGTGGTGAACTACGACCTGCCCCGCTCTGCCACCGACCACGTGCACCGCATCGGCCGCACGGGCCGCGCCGGCGCCGACGGCCTGGCCGTGAGTTTCGTGATGGCCGACACCGAGGCGCACTTCCGCCTCATCGAGAAGCGCCAGGGCGCGCGGGTGCCGCGCGAGCGCATCGCCGGGTTCGAGCCCACCGCGGTCGCCACGGAGGCCCAGGCCACCGGCGGCATCAAGGGCAAGCGCAAGAGCAAGAAGGACAAGCTGCGGGAGCTGGCGGCGGAGGCCGAGGCCGCCGTGGCCGCTCGCAACAAACCGTAG
- a CDS encoding ParA family protein: MPVIVVANPKGGVGKSTLSTNIAGYFASAGHAVMLGDVDRQQSTRTWLSMRPPHLAPITGWDVNQDEVVRPPKGTTHVVLDTPAGLHGKRLDAVMKIADQVIVPLQPSIFDIHATHAFVRELKAHKRNDKVQVGLVGMRTREGTISADQLHKFLETLDVPLVAFLRDTQNYVHLAARGLTLWDVAPSRVQRDLEQWQPLTHWLGRA, translated from the coding sequence ATGCCCGTGATCGTGGTGGCCAATCCGAAGGGCGGGGTGGGGAAGAGCACCCTGTCGACCAACATCGCGGGTTACTTCGCCTCGGCGGGGCACGCGGTGATGCTCGGCGACGTGGACCGGCAGCAGTCCACCCGCACCTGGCTGTCCATGCGCCCGCCGCACCTCGCGCCCATCACGGGCTGGGACGTGAACCAGGACGAGGTCGTGCGCCCCCCGAAGGGCACCACGCACGTGGTGCTCGACACCCCCGCCGGCCTGCACGGCAAGCGGCTCGACGCGGTCATGAAGATCGCCGACCAGGTGATCGTGCCGCTGCAGCCGAGCATCTTCGACATCCACGCCACCCACGCCTTCGTGCGCGAGCTCAAGGCGCACAAGCGCAACGACAAGGTCCAGGTGGGCCTCGTGGGCATGCGCACCCGCGAGGGCACGATCTCGGCCGACCAGCTGCACAAGTTCCTCGAGACGCTCGACGTGCCGCTCGTGGCCTTCCTGCGCGACACCCAGAACTACGTGCACCTCGCCGCCCGCGGCCTCACGCTGTGGGACGTGGCCCCGAGCCGGGTGCAGCGCGACCTGGAGCAGTGGCAGCCGCTCACGCACTGGCTCGGCCGCGCCTAG
- a CDS encoding DUF1841 family protein, producing MFAPSQHDVRRFFCDAYRKHRDGSPVTPLEALAADWIAEHPEYHADFADVDAALAAVYDPDAGRENPFLHLSMHLSISEQVSIDQPRGIKQAYELLAARRGSRHDAQHEVMECLGQMMWESQRSGQPPDGDKYIDCVRRRATRD from the coding sequence ATGTTCGCCCCCTCCCAGCACGACGTGCGCCGCTTCTTCTGCGACGCCTACCGCAAGCACCGCGACGGCAGCCCCGTCACCCCGCTCGAAGCCCTGGCCGCCGACTGGATCGCCGAGCACCCCGAGTACCACGCCGACTTCGCCGACGTCGACGCCGCGCTGGCCGCCGTCTACGACCCGGACGCCGGCCGCGAGAACCCGTTCCTGCACCTGTCCATGCACCTGTCCATCAGCGAGCAGGTCAGCATCGACCAGCCCCGCGGCATCAAGCAGGCCTACGAGCTGCTGGCCGCGCGCCGCGGCTCGCGCCACGACGCCCAGCACGAGGTGATGGAATGCCTCGGCCAGATGATGTGGGAATCCCAGCGCAGCGGCCAACCACCCGACGGCGACAAGTACATCGACTGCGTGCGCCGCCGCGCCACGCGAGACTGA
- a CDS encoding iron-containing alcohol dehydrogenase, whose amino-acid sequence MTAENIMGAGCLPDAMTVLQTRGFKRALIVTDAPLTQLGVSEKVAALLRERGLEVAVFDGVQPNPTVSNVDAGLAVLKSFGADCLVSLGGGSPHDCAKVMAILATNGGTVMDYRGLNKVKVAPLPLVAINTTAGTASELTKFAVITEETKHIKMSIVDRQVAPLLSVNDPELMRGMPASLTAATGMDALTHAVEAYVSTMATPVTDACALHAMRLIGQFLPRAVSNGKEDIEAREQMAYAQFLAGMAFNNALLGYVHAMAHQLGGQYNLPHGVCNAMLLPHVEAVNADACAPRLGDVARALGVDTTGQSVADAAQAGVQALRDLARTVGIPAKLSEMGVKREDFALLAANAMKDGAGYTNPKKLSADDLIAIFEAAY is encoded by the coding sequence ATGACCGCCGAGAACATCATGGGCGCAGGCTGCCTGCCCGACGCCATGACCGTGCTGCAGACCCGCGGCTTCAAGCGTGCCCTGATCGTCACCGACGCCCCGCTGACCCAGCTGGGCGTGAGCGAGAAGGTCGCCGCCCTGCTGCGCGAGCGCGGCCTCGAGGTGGCGGTGTTCGACGGCGTGCAGCCGAACCCCACGGTGTCGAACGTGGACGCCGGCCTCGCCGTGCTGAAGTCGTTCGGGGCCGACTGCCTCGTGTCGCTGGGTGGCGGTTCGCCGCACGATTGTGCAAAGGTCATGGCCATCCTGGCCACCAACGGCGGCACCGTGATGGACTACCGCGGCCTGAACAAGGTCAAGGTGGCCCCGCTGCCCCTCGTGGCCATCAACACCACGGCCGGCACGGCCAGCGAGCTGACGAAGTTCGCGGTCATCACCGAGGAGACGAAGCACATCAAGATGTCCATCGTCGACCGCCAGGTGGCGCCGCTGCTGTCCGTCAACGACCCCGAGCTGATGCGCGGCATGCCCGCCTCGCTGACGGCCGCCACCGGCATGGACGCGCTGACCCACGCCGTCGAGGCCTACGTGTCGACCATGGCCACGCCGGTGACCGACGCCTGTGCGCTGCACGCCATGCGCCTGATCGGCCAGTTCCTCCCGCGCGCCGTGAGCAACGGCAAGGAAGACATCGAGGCCCGCGAGCAGATGGCCTACGCCCAGTTCCTCGCCGGCATGGCCTTCAACAACGCGCTGCTCGGCTACGTGCACGCGATGGCCCACCAGCTGGGCGGCCAGTACAACCTGCCGCACGGCGTGTGCAACGCGATGCTGCTGCCGCACGTGGAGGCCGTGAACGCCGACGCCTGCGCGCCGCGCCTGGGCGACGTTGCCCGCGCGCTGGGCGTGGACACCACGGGCCAGAGCGTGGCCGACGCGGCGCAGGCCGGCGTGCAGGCCCTGCGCGACCTGGCCCGCACCGTGGGCATCCCGGCGAAGCTGTCGGAGATGGGTGTCAAGCGGGAAGACTTCGCGCTGCTGGCGGCCAATGCGATGAAGGACGGCGCGGGCTACACGAACCCGAAGAAGCTGTCCGCCGACGACCTGATCGCGATCTTCGAAGCCGCGTACTGA